A region of Brevinema andersonii DNA encodes the following proteins:
- a CDS encoding tetratricopeptide repeat protein yields MKNKILFLLMFLCGAAVKLDDATFKVGRRYFDQGLYTEAEKRFLDIVRKFPDSQHYRDSLFYLGQTYAHMNKFQAALQYYKVLLNKARTVKEKQSALLGIAKSWLQMGVHAKAAEFYSFYASEYPESEYTPAALYFAGIARERENNIKNAIEKYRLILEMYPNSDYYAKAIEKVAVLDSQTPEELFAIGNAKKISQPQISLFAEDALTLENIPGYNPTTLRSQQAGESLLPPLQYQNPIPSVVTQMIVQQIIPPTVVTQFVEVPQQTVIEDTISPVNSQLQEVIDSMLVPTPTPEEETEQAKIAEYRRQWEEELKIKEHENNLKAAEGVVEEMLKITDNKAGILNAKEIDLAQKQNQIRSSLYKDLKNIENLRPTLPYQGKPVKTNTLAINTNTTIPGPASVIQSTETINIEGVGNGLDADIDETAIAPSEYLDDYQNAIYTDESYEYNE; encoded by the coding sequence ATGAAAAACAAAATACTTTTTTTGCTGATGTTTTTATGCGGAGCAGCAGTAAAACTTGATGACGCAACATTCAAAGTAGGGCGCCGTTATTTTGATCAGGGTTTGTACACCGAAGCTGAAAAAAGATTTCTGGATATTGTCCGCAAATTCCCAGACTCCCAACACTATCGCGATTCTCTGTTTTATCTTGGACAAACTTATGCCCATATGAATAAATTTCAAGCTGCACTTCAGTACTACAAAGTCCTATTAAATAAAGCTCGCACTGTTAAAGAAAAACAATCAGCGCTTTTGGGCATAGCCAAAAGCTGGTTACAAATGGGAGTCCATGCAAAAGCTGCTGAATTTTATTCATTTTATGCCTCAGAATACCCCGAATCGGAATATACACCGGCTGCTCTTTATTTTGCAGGAATTGCTCGCGAACGCGAAAATAATATCAAAAACGCCATCGAAAAATACCGTCTAATTTTGGAAATGTACCCAAATTCAGATTATTATGCAAAAGCAATTGAAAAAGTTGCTGTTCTGGATAGCCAAACCCCTGAAGAACTTTTTGCAATAGGGAATGCAAAAAAAATTTCCCAGCCGCAAATATCCCTTTTTGCGGAAGATGCATTGACCCTTGAAAACATTCCTGGATATAATCCGACCACTCTACGGAGTCAGCAGGCTGGTGAAAGTTTATTGCCGCCATTGCAGTATCAAAACCCTATCCCCAGTGTTGTAACTCAAATGATTGTTCAACAGATTATACCTCCAACAGTTGTTACGCAATTTGTTGAAGTTCCGCAGCAAACAGTAATTGAAGATACAATCAGTCCTGTCAACTCGCAGCTTCAGGAAGTTATTGACAGTATGTTGGTCCCGACTCCTACTCCCGAAGAAGAAACCGAACAAGCAAAAATTGCAGAATACCGTCGTCAATGGGAAGAAGAACTGAAAATCAAAGAACATGAAAATAATCTTAAAGCCGCAGAAGGTGTTGTCGAAGAAATGTTAAAAATTACCGATAACAAAGCAGGCATTCTCAATGCAAAAGAAATCGATCTGGCTCAAAAACAAAATCAAATCCGAAGTTCATTGTACAAAGATTTAAAAAATATTGAAAATTTAAGGCCCACACTTCCTTATCAAGGTAAGCCGGTTAAAACAAATACTCTAGCAATAAACACAAATACAACAATCCCGGGACCAGCATCGGTTATTCAAAGTACCGAAACCATCAATATCGAAGGTGTCGGTAACGGATTAGATGCCGATATTGACGAAACAGCAATTGCTCCATCGGAATACCTCGATGACTACCAAAACGCTATTTATACGGATGAATCCTATGAATATAATGAGTAA
- a CDS encoding acyl carrier protein, whose translation MSDTFNKVKALIIEKLNVNPSDVTETATFIEDLGADSLDIVDFVMALEEEFGVDIPDEEAQKIKTVKDAVDFIEKNC comes from the coding sequence ATGTCCGATACTTTTAATAAAGTAAAAGCGTTGATTATCGAAAAGCTCAACGTAAATCCTAGCGATGTTACTGAAACCGCAACTTTTATCGAAGATTTAGGTGCGGATTCTTTGGATATTGTAGATTTTGTGATGGCTCTTGAAGAAGAATTTGGAGTTGATATTCCCGATGAAGAAGCACAAAAGATCAAAACGGTCAAAGATGCCGTTGATTTTATTGAAAAAAACTGTTAA
- a CDS encoding helix-hairpin-helix domain-containing protein, whose protein sequence is MALTEEFIESLSIDSSDILRRISDNLDIDPAKVKATLTLFAEDCTVPFIARYRKEVTGNLDETKIRSIEHLNKSLINLETRRIEITKAIFNQGMLTEELFSNINQCSTQTELEDIYAPYKRKKKTRGMKAVEAGLEPLSELILNGTSDTELATKAADFINEEHNILTAEDALQGAMDIIAERVSQDMDSRTAIREFIIKHGQLRVTGNKDKETSVYGMYYDYREPLSTVKPHRILAINRGEKEEELSVKIEFDEENAFQNILSRYSIGNKAHQEAILDGLKRLLIPAVLREIRSNFTDSADKHGIGLFSANLQNLLLQAPIKRTRILAIDPGIRTGSKVTTLDENGKYLEYFTFYQHKAEEAKAMIAAAVKKHKIELIAIGNGTGTYEVQEIVSGTIKESRLDIPFTVVAEDGASVYSASPIAKEEFPDLDVSIRGAISIGRRLQDPLAELVKIDPQSIGVGLYQHDLNQKELAESLDETVESVVNRVGVNINTASYSLLKYVSGVKLPLAKKIISHRDKNGAFKNRLELLKVSGMGEKTFEQAAGFLKIPESSEILDNTWVHPENYELAREILETIRLGKQPSKEQKDAWKEKYNIGETTITDILLELQKPARDPREDYPGPIMQKGVTTFEDLRIGMTVTGKIKNVVDFGAFVDLGIKETALLHLSEISNHYIESPMDVVKVGDIISAKIIDIDEKRKRISLSMRSEEKSNINRHQPVEKKGPKQKPVNNSIKIQQNDSGKLTHNPFAEAFAKKSRNLNQ, encoded by the coding sequence ATGGCTTTAACGGAAGAATTTATCGAGAGTCTGTCTATAGACAGTTCAGATATTTTGAGGAGAATATCTGATAATTTAGATATAGATCCAGCAAAAGTAAAAGCTACATTAACACTTTTTGCAGAGGACTGTACGGTACCTTTTATTGCACGCTATCGTAAAGAAGTCACTGGTAATCTTGATGAAACAAAGATCCGGTCCATAGAACATCTTAATAAATCGCTCATCAATCTTGAAACGCGTCGTATCGAGATCACCAAAGCTATTTTTAATCAGGGCATGCTTACAGAAGAATTATTTTCAAACATTAATCAATGCAGTACTCAAACAGAATTAGAAGATATTTATGCACCTTACAAACGCAAGAAAAAAACACGCGGCATGAAAGCTGTAGAAGCTGGTCTCGAGCCATTATCAGAGCTAATTCTAAATGGAACAAGCGATACAGAATTAGCCACAAAAGCCGCAGATTTTATCAATGAAGAACATAACATTTTGACAGCAGAAGATGCTCTCCAAGGTGCAATGGATATTATTGCTGAGCGTGTTTCTCAAGATATGGATAGTAGAACCGCTATTCGTGAATTCATTATCAAACACGGTCAGTTGCGTGTTACAGGCAACAAAGATAAAGAAACCAGTGTCTATGGAATGTATTACGACTATCGAGAACCATTATCAACAGTCAAACCACACCGGATTCTAGCAATAAATCGCGGTGAAAAAGAAGAAGAACTTTCTGTTAAAATTGAATTTGATGAAGAAAATGCTTTTCAAAACATTTTATCACGTTACAGCATAGGTAATAAAGCACATCAGGAAGCAATTCTTGACGGTTTAAAACGCCTGCTGATACCAGCCGTGCTGCGGGAAATTCGATCTAATTTTACAGACTCAGCCGACAAACATGGTATTGGACTTTTCTCTGCAAACCTTCAGAATCTGCTACTCCAAGCACCGATCAAGCGCACCCGTATTTTAGCTATTGATCCTGGTATCCGTACAGGTAGTAAAGTTACCACATTAGATGAAAATGGTAAATATTTGGAATATTTTACATTCTATCAGCACAAAGCTGAGGAAGCCAAAGCCATGATTGCTGCAGCTGTCAAAAAACATAAAATCGAACTTATTGCTATAGGCAATGGCACAGGCACTTATGAAGTACAAGAGATTGTCTCAGGAACAATAAAAGAATCAAGATTGGATATTCCATTTACGGTAGTAGCAGAGGATGGAGCAAGCGTATATTCCGCATCGCCAATCGCAAAAGAAGAGTTTCCTGATTTAGATGTCAGTATTCGTGGAGCTATTTCTATTGGCCGCCGCTTGCAGGATCCTTTAGCAGAACTTGTTAAAATTGATCCCCAATCAATAGGTGTTGGACTCTATCAACATGATCTTAATCAAAAAGAACTAGCAGAATCTCTTGACGAAACAGTGGAATCGGTAGTCAATCGAGTTGGTGTCAACATAAATACGGCTTCATATTCTTTGTTGAAGTACGTTTCAGGGGTAAAGCTGCCGCTAGCAAAGAAAATTATCTCGCATCGTGATAAAAACGGTGCTTTTAAGAACAGGCTTGAACTTTTAAAAGTCAGCGGCATGGGCGAAAAAACCTTCGAGCAAGCTGCAGGATTTCTCAAAATCCCGGAAAGCAGTGAGATTTTGGACAATACATGGGTTCATCCGGAAAATTATGAATTAGCACGTGAAATTTTAGAAACAATCCGGTTAGGAAAGCAACCATCAAAAGAACAAAAAGATGCTTGGAAAGAGAAATACAATATAGGCGAAACAACTATCACTGACATTTTACTAGAGCTACAAAAGCCTGCTCGCGATCCACGTGAAGATTATCCTGGTCCGATCATGCAAAAAGGAGTGACAACATTTGAAGATTTACGTATTGGGATGACAGTTACAGGTAAAATTAAAAATGTTGTCGATTTTGGAGCATTTGTTGATTTGGGAATCAAAGAAACAGCGCTCTTACATCTTTCAGAGATAAGCAATCATTATATTGAAAGTCCCATGGATGTTGTCAAAGTTGGGGATATTATTTCAGCAAAAATCATTGATATAGACGAAAAAAGAAAACGTATTAGTTTGTCGATGCGATCAGAAGAAAAAAGTAACATCAATAGGCATCAGCCAGTCGAAAAAAAGGGCCCTAAACAAAAACCTGTAAATAATTCAATCAAAATCCAACAAAACGACTCTGGAAAGTTAACTCATAATCCGTTTGCTGAAGCTTTTGCGAAAAAAAGTAGAAACCTCAACCAATAG
- the hflX gene encoding GTPase HflX: MKELYFLAGVKLPGDSDALVNDSMEELENLVATAGGEVYGRLIQKRDTIDPTTYIGKGKIEEIDMLFDRPRGEGTVVFNADLSPAQIRNLEEVLGCQVITRTELILAIFAIHARSQVAKFQVETAQLSYMLPRLTGQGVSMSRTGAGLRTRGPGETKLETDRRKIHKRISLLKKELQRLEKAAEVRRRSRENVFKVTIAGYTNAGKSALSTLLTKGDLTSENKLFSTLDTATRKLSLGPKVEAVLTDTVGFIRDIPHELVESFKSTLAETAEADLIIHLVDISSTFFREKMDTGNVLLAEIGAEQNKRVLAFNKIDMADLEVLALAKSEFPEAFFISAKKKIGIEELQHYIRQEALRFMEQKGIILPEYLS; the protein is encoded by the coding sequence ATGAAAGAATTATATTTTTTAGCAGGAGTAAAACTTCCAGGAGATAGTGATGCTTTGGTGAACGATTCAATGGAGGAGTTGGAAAATTTAGTTGCAACAGCAGGTGGAGAAGTTTACGGACGCTTAATTCAAAAACGCGATACCATTGATCCTACTACATATATTGGAAAAGGCAAGATAGAAGAAATAGATATGCTATTTGACCGGCCGAGAGGTGAAGGCACTGTTGTGTTTAATGCTGATTTGTCACCTGCTCAGATCCGAAATTTGGAAGAAGTATTAGGTTGCCAAGTGATTACGCGTACAGAGCTAATTTTAGCTATTTTTGCAATCCATGCGCGCAGCCAAGTCGCAAAATTTCAAGTAGAAACGGCTCAGTTAAGCTACATGCTTCCACGTCTGACAGGACAAGGAGTATCAATGTCACGAACAGGAGCTGGTCTGCGGACGCGCGGACCTGGGGAAACAAAACTCGAAACTGACCGACGAAAAATCCATAAACGAATCAGCTTACTAAAAAAAGAACTACAACGCCTCGAAAAAGCAGCAGAAGTAAGACGGAGAAGCCGTGAAAACGTTTTCAAAGTAACTATTGCTGGATATACAAACGCAGGCAAATCAGCCTTATCCACGCTTTTAACAAAAGGAGATCTAACATCCGAAAACAAACTTTTCTCAACGCTCGATACTGCCACCCGGAAACTGTCTCTTGGCCCCAAAGTTGAAGCGGTTCTGACCGACACTGTTGGCTTCATCCGCGATATTCCGCATGAACTTGTGGAAAGCTTCAAATCAACGCTCGCTGAAACAGCGGAAGCAGATCTTATTATTCATTTGGTGGATATTTCATCCACCTTTTTTCGGGAGAAAATGGATACCGGCAATGTTTTGTTGGCAGAAATTGGAGCCGAACAAAATAAACGGGTTTTGGCATTCAACAAAATAGATATGGCAGATTTGGAAGTGCTTGCCCTAGCAAAAAGCGAATTTCCTGAAGCATTTTTCATTTCAGCTAAGAAAAAAATTGGAATTGAAGAACTACAACACTATATCCGGCAAGAAGCACTAAGATTTATGGAGCAAAAAGGCATCATATTGCCCGAATATTTGTCATAA
- a CDS encoding anti-sigma factor yields the protein MNRKYDIYTLQLYLERKLPPELEHEIDCYLRENPEVLDYLLELSKIEARMSSDKNELSWVRVKDIFRPFVAGKVEDLGGLEVYYRDADIVQNNTFQFLDLQISMVMVKESQYLFTVHADQDREFLLKETISGRVITESLQKGDNAFYIKNGAYLIRYQSQSVSVSLF from the coding sequence ATGAATCGAAAATACGATATATATACGTTGCAGCTCTATCTGGAGAGGAAACTTCCTCCAGAATTAGAACATGAAATAGACTGCTATCTCAGGGAAAATCCTGAGGTTCTGGATTATTTGCTAGAATTGTCAAAAATAGAAGCCCGAATGTCATCGGATAAGAATGAATTGTCGTGGGTGAGGGTAAAAGATATTTTTCGGCCCTTTGTGGCAGGCAAAGTTGAAGATTTAGGTGGCTTGGAAGTTTATTATCGTGATGCTGATATTGTTCAAAATAATACATTTCAATTTTTAGATCTTCAAATTTCTATGGTAATGGTTAAAGAGTCCCAATATTTATTTACAGTTCATGCAGACCAAGATAGAGAGTTTCTGCTTAAGGAAACGATCAGTGGTCGAGTTATTACCGAATCGCTTCAAAAAGGTGATAATGCATTTTATATTAAAAACGGTGCCTATCTTATTCGATACCAGTCTCAGTCAGTATCTGTTTCTCTATTTTAA
- a CDS encoding DUF5312 family protein produces MIGTEQSPATGESNEYIGINFFNEFDEHDEVFQKIYQDMSPWQKFLRNIIKIFNKNKLRAFYLKCGLKRIEKDLHETLPNWYIAHSKALGPKFADTLYEFTRALAIIAPILKATVINSNIKTCTISIEPCLLEIVFYALYGEDSVKNYPFSAEEIEHFLKETSIGSSDRKIKIKIQNFLEDFSESDFESIDYYYTNFIYLSRNLSVPLMDFLRRFNIHASLQQENNNWSPVTLSAISHYLEKLYVAIMLVDLNKIDFFRLDQLQNARFLIEKGSKEHPIDNAILEKAWNTIIDTIGTFKINNNLLKLIQLAHKDPGYRISYQKAHFNIHERYIKILKERVFGIVKRTARNSLKQEMQNLVQNIISTGTNNQDLTSVGVFTVSNSDKIHEVISEGFAHVHVITLMQIFIVKFYKPWLKVLLGSCTVNAQFTQPSVSTELNSVYKVLNKITDQFNQFVIDVHPTSSMGLRITKLLEAHKHSRSDKHLLKVFTESLNKQADTLVREFAGIFSPLQNFISLLLKDMQQNSKSFITNINTLKVLQEPETVRKLQELKNFSTNVMELLNISTQEQV; encoded by the coding sequence GTGATCGGAACAGAACAATCACCAGCTACAGGCGAATCCAACGAATACATAGGTATCAACTTTTTTAATGAATTTGATGAACATGATGAAGTATTTCAAAAAATCTACCAGGATATGAGTCCTTGGCAGAAATTTTTAAGGAATATCATAAAAATATTTAACAAAAATAAGCTACGGGCATTTTATTTGAAATGCGGGTTGAAGCGCATTGAAAAGGATCTCCATGAAACGCTACCCAATTGGTATATTGCACATAGTAAAGCACTAGGACCTAAATTTGCAGATACTCTCTATGAGTTTACGCGTGCTCTAGCTATCATAGCTCCCATTTTAAAAGCCACTGTTATCAATTCTAACATCAAAACTTGCACAATATCCATAGAACCATGCTTGTTAGAAATTGTTTTTTATGCTTTATATGGTGAAGATTCAGTCAAAAATTATCCTTTTTCGGCTGAGGAAATAGAGCATTTTTTGAAAGAAACATCTATCGGTTCCTCCGATAGAAAAATTAAAATTAAAATACAAAATTTTTTGGAAGATTTTTCGGAATCAGACTTTGAGTCGATCGACTATTATTATACAAATTTTATTTATCTAAGCCGGAATTTATCAGTACCATTGATGGATTTTCTGAGACGTTTTAATATCCACGCATCGCTCCAGCAGGAAAATAACAACTGGAGTCCCGTAACTTTATCCGCAATTTCCCACTACTTGGAAAAGTTATATGTAGCAATTATGCTTGTTGATCTGAATAAAATTGATTTTTTTCGGCTCGACCAGCTGCAAAATGCCCGATTCCTAATTGAAAAAGGCTCCAAAGAACATCCCATTGATAACGCTATTCTCGAAAAAGCATGGAATACAATAATTGATACCATTGGAACATTTAAAATAAATAATAATCTACTCAAACTTATCCAGCTTGCACACAAAGACCCCGGTTACCGCATCAGCTATCAAAAAGCCCACTTTAATATTCACGAAAGGTATATTAAAATCTTAAAAGAACGAGTCTTCGGCATTGTTAAACGCACAGCACGAAACTCGCTGAAACAAGAAATGCAAAATTTAGTGCAAAATATTATCTCAACAGGAACAAATAATCAAGATTTAACGAGTGTAGGAGTATTTACAGTAAGCAATTCAGACAAAATTCATGAGGTAATATCAGAAGGATTCGCTCATGTTCATGTAATTACTTTGATGCAGATTTTTATTGTCAAATTTTACAAGCCTTGGTTGAAAGTCCTGCTAGGATCATGCACAGTAAATGCACAGTTTACGCAACCTTCTGTTAGTACTGAACTCAATTCGGTTTATAAGGTTCTCAACAAAATTACAGATCAGTTTAACCAATTTGTGATTGATGTGCATCCGACTTCGTCTATGGGGCTAAGGATCACAAAACTCCTTGAAGCCCATAAACACAGTCGCAGCGACAAACATCTTTTAAAAGTTTTCACGGAATCGCTTAATAAACAGGCAGATACTTTAGTGCGAGAATTTGCAGGAATTTTTTCGCCGTTGCAGAATTTTATTTCTCTGCTTCTTAAGGATATGCAACAAAATTCAAAATCCTTCATTACCAATATCAATACGCTTAAGGTTCTGCAGGAGCCTGAGACAGTAAGAAAATTACAAGAACTCAAAAATTTCAGCACCAATGTAATGGAACTGCTGAATATTTCTACACAGGAACAAGTCTAA
- a CDS encoding metal ABC transporter substrate-binding protein — MHRLNSISFVFICCVAACERYETKGLSVITGVAPVASLIRAVGKDLVSVEALIPTDADPHMFALKPSDAVKIEKSDLIIALHPDFDAQIVPKDPRSGKVFYLAHEADKKHEHYDHDVHCENLHLWLSFEHSKGLAYGVNSILSSKLPQHSEIFAENTQKFVNSLNMLQNELKNAFQNQKISIIQQHAVWDYFFDELGIDIIGSVQQFEQQQISLQKMVSLVKDARTSGNLLLIADAFEGMSPVMNVLSKEIKAPVIFLNPLSTEDGNSDITGILRENGYKILSSVKK; from the coding sequence ATGCATCGATTAAATTCAATAAGTTTTGTTTTTATTTGTTGTGTTGCTGCTTGCGAAAGGTATGAAACAAAAGGGCTGTCAGTAATTACGGGAGTAGCCCCTGTAGCTTCATTGATTCGGGCTGTAGGAAAAGATTTAGTTTCTGTTGAAGCTCTGATTCCAACAGATGCTGATCCCCATATGTTTGCGCTTAAGCCATCAGATGCAGTAAAAATAGAAAAGTCTGATTTGATAATAGCCCTGCACCCTGATTTCGATGCTCAAATTGTTCCGAAAGACCCCAGATCTGGAAAAGTTTTTTATTTAGCACACGAGGCTGACAAAAAACATGAACACTATGATCATGATGTTCATTGTGAAAATTTACATTTATGGCTTTCTTTCGAACATTCTAAGGGACTGGCATATGGGGTAAATTCAATTCTCAGCAGTAAGTTGCCACAACATAGTGAAATTTTTGCTGAAAACACACAGAAATTTGTCAATTCACTCAATATGCTACAAAATGAACTCAAAAATGCTTTTCAAAATCAGAAAATTTCAATTATACAGCAACACGCAGTATGGGATTATTTTTTTGATGAACTTGGTATTGACATTATCGGAAGCGTCCAACAATTTGAACAGCAGCAAATATCCCTACAAAAAATGGTTTCATTAGTCAAGGATGCGCGTACATCAGGGAATTTGCTTTTAATTGCAGATGCATTTGAAGGTATGTCGCCAGTTATGAACGTTCTTTCAAAAGAAATAAAAGCACCGGTCATTTTTTTGAATCCTTTGTCAACCGAAGATGGAAATTCAGATATTACTGGCATTCTCCGTGAAAATGGGTATAAAATTTTAAGTTCTGTTAAAAAATAA
- a CDS encoding TrkH family potassium uptake protein, which translates to MIYLQKFFTVLALVRIIILSITSFFLIQGILEIPVVHLPFWLNLSLLMCVLHIGVSFIRFTIYKNSTFAYPSLFLLFWVLFIKSANFEIFLIDNTFRTQTLFSAVTLAIIAIYLYQNLRRSFRAIAKFKLDSRLTIILSFLLVIMLGTGLLVLPISSAVPGSNISLIDAFFTACSAVCVTGLIVIDTAIQFSRFGQIVILVLIQIGSLGLVTITSVFVNLIGQNLSVRSQLSAKDAFGAQEGDYSLVQFLQFVLGFTLAVELIIAIILFGRFITQMSFTDAVFFSVFHAISAFCNAGFSLFSDSFVQYRNDVWVNFALMSAIVIGGMGFAVWQDIKRYFEQKTVKLRLQSLIALRVSLVLIVIGTVLFWILENNNILFGMSLKEKFLSSLFASVNLRTAGFNSVDISESNQASRFMSVLLMYIGASPGSTGGGIKTTTFMIILATISQTVTHNNDIIIYGRRVAGSIVFQAWTLIFNSMIWITGTTLLICAIEPFSLSDALYETVSAYATVGVSTGITPFLGTFSKILIAITMILGRVGPTTVMLALIGRTAKKSLIRTPIEDLPIG; encoded by the coding sequence ATGATATATCTTCAAAAATTTTTTACTGTTTTGGCGCTAGTCCGTATTATTATTCTTTCGATAACATCATTTTTCCTAATCCAAGGCATTCTTGAAATTCCCGTGGTTCACCTGCCGTTTTGGCTGAATCTCAGTTTGCTAATGTGTGTCCTTCATATTGGAGTCAGTTTTATTCGTTTTACTATTTATAAGAATTCAACTTTTGCTTATCCGTCTCTTTTTTTGTTATTTTGGGTTCTTTTCATCAAATCTGCAAATTTTGAAATATTCCTAATCGATAACACATTTCGTACGCAGACACTTTTCTCAGCGGTAACTCTTGCTATTATTGCTATTTATCTTTATCAAAATTTGCGCCGTTCTTTCCGAGCAATCGCAAAATTTAAGCTCGATTCTCGGCTTACCATTATTTTGTCATTTCTGCTGGTTATTATGCTGGGTACGGGGCTTTTAGTGCTGCCGATATCCAGTGCTGTCCCCGGTTCTAATATTTCGCTAATTGATGCCTTTTTTACTGCGTGTTCCGCTGTTTGTGTGACTGGTCTTATTGTCATCGATACAGCAATTCAGTTTTCGCGTTTCGGGCAGATTGTGATTTTGGTTCTCATTCAAATAGGCTCTCTCGGATTGGTTACTATTACTAGTGTTTTTGTCAACCTGATTGGCCAAAATTTGTCTGTACGCAGTCAGCTATCTGCTAAGGATGCATTCGGTGCTCAAGAAGGTGATTACTCATTGGTGCAGTTTTTGCAATTTGTGCTGGGATTTACTCTCGCTGTCGAACTAATCATTGCTATAATTTTGTTTGGACGCTTCATTACTCAAATGTCTTTTACTGATGCCGTATTTTTTTCGGTTTTTCATGCTATTTCAGCTTTTTGTAATGCAGGTTTTTCGTTGTTTTCTGATTCGTTCGTCCAGTATCGTAACGATGTTTGGGTAAATTTTGCTTTAATGTCGGCTATTGTTATTGGAGGGATGGGTTTTGCTGTGTGGCAGGATATAAAACGCTATTTCGAACAGAAAACCGTTAAACTCCGCCTTCAAAGCTTGATCGCTTTGCGTGTATCGCTAGTGCTCATTGTGATCGGAACAGTGCTTTTTTGGATCCTGGAAAATAATAATATTCTGTTCGGAATGAGTCTCAAAGAAAAATTTTTAAGTTCGCTTTTTGCTTCCGTCAACCTCAGAACAGCTGGCTTTAATTCTGTCGATATTTCCGAAAGCAACCAAGCTTCGCGTTTTATGTCTGTGCTATTGATGTATATAGGTGCGTCACCGGGCTCAACTGGCGGCGGCATCAAAACAACTACTTTTATGATCATTTTGGCAACTATTTCTCAGACAGTCACTCATAATAATGATATTATTATTTACGGACGACGTGTAGCTGGATCAATTGTTTTTCAAGCATGGACATTGATTTTTAATTCAATGATCTGGATTACGGGTACTACGTTATTGATTTGTGCTATTGAACCTTTTTCCTTATCTGATGCTCTTTACGAAACTGTATCCGCCTATGCAACCGTCGGTGTTTCTACCGGCATAACACCGTTTTTGGGCACTTTTTCGAAAATTTTGATTGCCATTACTATGATTCTTGGACGTGTTGGTCCAACAACAGTCATGCTTGCCTTAATTGGTAGAACTGCAAAGAAAAGTTTGATCCGCACACCGATTGAAGATCTGCCTATTGGTTGA